The DNA sequence TTTCTATTAAAAGTGCGGATGATGAAGAGATAAACCATGTGCTGAGTGCTGCGAATAATGTGCTTAAATTTTATGGTCCTGAAAACGTAAAAATGCGTATTGTCGCTTATTACCACGGTATTAAATCTCTTCTTAAGAGTGAGGTAAAGACTTCAAAGCGTATCAGTGCGCTTATGCAGCTTGATGTGGAGTTTGTCGCATGCGGCAATACAATGCGGACAAAAAATATAAAAGAAGAAGCACTGGTTGATGATGTAGAGATTGTAACGGCTGGAATCGTTGAGATGACAGAGCGTATAAAAGAGGGCTGGATATACATAGCTCCCTAAGTAAAGAAAATAAAGGATAATAGATGAAGAAAATATATGTTTTTATAATGAGTGTTTTAATGGTAACGGCACTCAGTGCAAATGGTGATTTGCACCTTTTTGAAGTTGAAAATAAAGATGGTGCAATAACACCGCAAAAAATTGAGCAAGGCTTTGTTGAAAACGGGTTTGGCATAGCAGTAAACAGTGATATGATAAAACCGTTTACGATTCAGTTCAAAGAGACGAAATTCAAGATATTTACGCTTATGACTATCTACCATGAGAAGATATCTTTTGATCTTGTAAAAAAGTATCCTGCTGCAGGAATCTTTACTCCACTAGGCGTCGGAATATATCAAGACAAAGAAGAGGATACTTTACATGTAAGTGTCCTAACATCGGATTCGCTGAAAAAAATAATGGGATTTGATGATGAGCTCATAAAAAAACTTGAGGGTGAAGTTCTCTCAACGCTTAAAAAGATTTTGCCAAATGCAAAACATAAACTTAGTCCAAATGCGCTGCAAGAGGATAGAGAGCTTATAACAAAG is a window from the Sulfurimonas crateris genome containing:
- a CDS encoding DUF302 domain-containing protein: MKKIYVFIMSVLMVTALSANGDLHLFEVENKDGAITPQKIEQGFVENGFGIAVNSDMIKPFTIQFKETKFKIFTLMTIYHEKISFDLVKKYPAAGIFTPLGVGIYQDKEEDTLHVSVLTSDSLKKIMGFDDELIKKLEGEVLSTLKKILPNAKHKLSPNALQEDRELITKYELETDEDVVTAKENLFLTLDNGLSLYGFVVAGKLDLNEHMDNSPYDFYEGYSICKLPVIYTVALTNPEAAAFAPCTLAIYKKKDEDKIVLEFPSVYNWISSALISNNEGVDVLLKAQEQFEAILEETVE
- a CDS encoding DsrE family protein, producing MAKFIVMFLLIANVLYAETVFAEPKPNILEPRKIVFSIKSADDEEINHVLSAANNVLKFYGPENVKMRIVAYYHGIKSLLKSEVKTSKRISALMQLDVEFVACGNTMRTKNIKEEALVDDVEIVTAGIVEMTERIKEGWIYIAP